From one Pelorhabdus rhamnosifermentans genomic stretch:
- a CDS encoding MFS transporter, whose amino-acid sequence MKIRGFEVNSIQIGVFLIVWFAFTLSFVDRLAWPPIMPLASKKLGLSAKQAGSYMTAFYTGYILTQIPGGLLTDRFGYRKVLLSSFLLMGLFTGLMGLTTSYEQGLVFRLLAGIGSGAVMAASVPYQSYLNYRY is encoded by the coding sequence ATGAAAATTAGAGGCTTTGAAGTAAACTCTATTCAAATCGGCGTATTCCTTATTGTGTGGTTTGCTTTTACCTTGTCCTTCGTAGATCGGCTAGCCTGGCCACCGATTATGCCTCTAGCATCCAAGAAATTGGGGCTATCTGCGAAGCAGGCTGGTAGTTATATGACCGCCTTTTATACTGGGTACATTTTGACGCAAATTCCTGGTGGATTATTGACTGACCGGTTCGGCTATCGAAAAGTTTTACTGAGTTCATTTTTACTTATGGGATTATTTACAGGACTTATGGGGTTAACTACTTCTTATGAACAGGGACTGGTATTTAGACTTTTGGCCGGTATAGGATCAGGGGCCGTTATGGCTGCATCCGTACCGTACCAGAGCTATCTCAACTACAGATACTAA
- a CDS encoding FAD-dependent oxidoreductase: MTGFKSIKNIRNLWAAGRIISSDTIAFVSIRVMGVGFATGHAAGVAGALYAGNENVCYLAIQQELC; encoded by the coding sequence ATTACGGGCTTTAAAAGTATAAAAAATATCAGAAACCTATGGGCTGCAGGCAGAATCATATCCAGCGATACAATTGCTTTTGTGTCAATTAGAGTCATGGGAGTTGGCTTTGCGACAGGTCATGCAGCAGGGGTTGCAGGTGCGCTTTATGCTGGCAATGAGAATGTTTGCTATCTTGCAATTCAACAAGAATTGTGTTGA